Below is a genomic region from Triticum dicoccoides isolate Atlit2015 ecotype Zavitan chromosome 5A, WEW_v2.0, whole genome shotgun sequence.
acccatagcagccacgtaaaacatgcaaacaacaattagaggacgtctaacttgtttttgcagggtatgctatgtgatgtgatatggccaaaaaggatgtgatgaatgatatatgtgatgtatgagattgatcatgttcttgtaataggaatcacgacttgcatgtcgatgagtatgacaaccggcaggagccataggagttgtctttatttatttgtgacctgcgtgtcaacttaaacgtcatgtaattactttactttattgctaaccgttagccatagtagtagaagtaatagttggcgaggcaacttcatgaagacacgatgatggagatcatgatgatggagatcatggtgtcatgctggtgacgatgatgatcatggagccccgaagatggagatcaaaaggagcaaagtgatgatggccatatcatgtcactatttgattgcatgtgatgtttatcatgtttatacatcttatttgcttagaacgacggtagtaaataagatgatcccttacaacaatttcaagaagtgttctcccctaactgtgcaccgttgcgacagttcgtgtttcaaagcaccacgtgatgatcgggtgttagattctaacattcacatacaacgggtgtaagacagatttacacacgcgaaacacttagggttaacttgacgagcctagcatgtacagacatggcctcggaacacggagaccgaaaggtcgaacatgagtcgtatagaatatatgatcaacatgaagatgttcaccgatgatgactagtccgtctcacgtgatgatcggacacggcctagtttgactcggatcatgtaatcacttagatgactagagggatgtctatctgagtgggagttcataagatgaacttaattatcctgaacatagtcaaaaggtttttgcaaattatgtcgtagctcacgctatagttctactgtttagatatgttcctagagaaaaaattagttgaaagttgatagtagcaattatgcggactaggtccgtaaactgaggattgtcctcattgcttcatagaaggcttatgtccttaatgcaccgctcagtgtgctgaacctcgaacgttgtctgtggttgttgcgaacatctgacatacacgttttgataactacgtgatagttcagttaaacggtttagagttgaggcaccaaagacgtttttgaaacatcgtgaaacatatgagatgttttgagggctgaaattgggatttcaggctcgtgcccatgtcaagaggtataagacctccgatgactttcttaacctgcaaactaaggagaaaagctcaattgttgagcttgtgctcagattgtctgagtacaacaatcatttgaatcgagtgggagttgatcttccagataagacagtgatggttctccaaagtcattgccaccaagctgttagagcttcgtgatgaactataacatatcagggatagatatgatgatccttgaggtattcgcgatgtttgacaccgcgaaagtagaaatcaagaaggagcatcaattgttgatggttggtgaaaccactagtttcaagaagggcaagggcaagaagggatacttcatgaaacggcaaatcagctgctgctctagtgaagaaacccaaggtaaaaccgaaacccgagactaagtgcttctgtaataaggggaacaaccactagaggagaattaccctagatacttggtagataagaaggctggcaaggtcgatagaagtatattggatatacattgtgttaatgtgtactttgctagtactcctagtagcaccagggtattagataccggttcggttgctaagtgttagtaactcgaaacaaaaggctacggaataaacggagactagctaaaggtgagctgacgatatgtgttggaagtttttccaagcttgatatgatcaagcatcgcacgctccctctaccaaagagattggtgttaaacctaaataattgttatttggtgtttgcgttgagcatagacatgattggattacgtctatcgcaatacggttattcatttaaggagaataatggttactctgtttatttgaataataccttcaatggtcttacacctaaaataaatggtttattaaatctcgatcgtagtgatacacatgttcatgccaaaagatagtaatgatagtaccacctacttgtggcactgccacgtaagtcatatcggtataaaacgcatgaagaagctccatattgatggatctttgggctcactcgtttttgaaaagtttgagacatgcgaaccatgtctattggtgtatatgcatgaagaaactccatgcaaatggaccgttttgactcacttgattttgaatcacttgggacatgcaaatcataccacatgggcaagatgactgaaaaacctcgttttcagtaagatggaacaagatagcaacttgttggaagtaacacattttgatgtgtgcagtccaatgagtgctgaggcatgcagtgaatatcgttatgttcttacttcacagatgattcgagtagatgttgagtatatttacttgatgaatcacgagtctgaattattgaaaggttcaagtaatttcagtgtgaagttgaaagatcgtcgtgacaagaggataaaagatttatgatatgatcatagagatgaacatctgaatcacgagtttggtacagaattaagacattgtggaaattgtttcacaactaatacagcctggaacaccatagtgtgatggtgtgtccgaacatcataactgcaccctattggatatgatgcataccatgatgtctcttatcgaattaccactatcgttcatgggttaggcattagagacaaccacattcactttaaatagggcaccacgtaattccgttgagatgacaccgtatgaattatggtttagagaaacctaagttgtcgtttcttaaaggtttggggctgcgacgcttatgtggaaaagtttcaggattgataagctcgaacccaaagcggataaaatgcatcttcatagaacacccaaaacagttgggtatacctcctgtctcagattcgaaagcaatatgaattgtttctagaatcgggtccttttttcgaggaaaggtttctctcgaaaagttgagtgggaggatggtggagacttgatgaggttattgaaccgtcacttcaacaagtgtgtagcagggcacaggaagttgttcctgtggcacgtacaccaactgaagtggaagcttatgatagtgatcatgaaacttcagatcgagtcactaccaaacctcgtgggatgacaaggatgcgtactacttcagagtggtacgtaatcctgtcttggaagtcatgttgctagacaacaatgaacctacgagctatggagaagcgatggtgggcccggattccgataaatggctcaaggccataaaacccgagagaggatccatgtatgaaaacaaagtgtagactttggaagaactacttgatggtcataaggctgttaggtacatatggattttgaaaggaagacagacaatgatggtaagtgtcaccattgagaaagctcgacttgtcgttaagatgtttttcgacaagttcaaggagttgactacgatgagactttctcactcgtagcgatgctaagagtctgttggaattatattagcaattactgcattatttatgaaatcttgcagataggatgtcaaaacattgtttcctcgacgattcttgaggaaaggttgtatgtgatacaaccggaaagttttgtctatcctgaaatatgctaataagtatgcaaagctccagcaatccttctgaggactggagtgagcatctcggagttggaatgtatgctttgatgatgatcaaagattttgggtgtatacaaagtttataagaaacttgtatttccaaagaagtgagtgggagcactatagaatttctgatgagtatatgttgttgacatattaatgatcagaaatgacgtagaatttctggaaagcataaaaggttatttggaaagtgttttcaatggaaaacctggattaagctacttgaacattgagcatcaagatctataaggatagatcaaaacgcttaatagtactttcaaatgagcatatgccttgacgtgatcttgaaggtgttcaagatggatcagtcaaagaaggagttcttgcctgagttgtaaggtatgaagttaagacttaaagctcgaccatggcagaatagagagaaaggaacgaaggtcgtcccctatgcttaagacataggctctacagtatgctatgctgtgtaccgcacctgaagtgtgctttaccatgagtcagtcaaggggtacaagagtgatccaagaatggatcacaggacagcggtcaaagttattcttagtaactagtggactaaggaattttctcaattatggaggtggtaaaagagttcgtcgtaaagggttacgtcgatgcaagcttaacacctatccggatagctctgagtagagataccggatacgtataatggagcaacaatttagaatagctccaagtagaacagttatttggaatagctccaaatagaacgtggtagctgcatctaggagatgacatagagatttgtaaagcacacacggatctgaaaggttcagacccgttgactataacctctctcacaagcataacatgatcaaacccagaactcatcgagtgttaatcacatggtaaatgtgaactagattattgactctagtaaactctttgggtgttagtcacatggggatgtgaccttgagtgttaatcacatatcgatgtgaactagattattgactctagtgcaagtgggagactgttggaaatatgccctagaggcaataataaattgattattattatatttccttgttcgtgataatcgtttattatccatgctagaattgtattgataggaaactcagatacatgtgtggatacatagacaacaccatgtccctagtaagcctctagttgactagctcgttaatcaatagatggttacggtttcctgaccatggacattggatgtcgttgataacgggatcacatcattaggagaatgatgtgatggacaagacccaatcctaagcctagcacaagatcatgtagttcgtatgctaaagcttttctaatgtcaagtatcatttccttaggccatgagattgtgcaactcccggataccgtaggagtgctttgggtgtgccaaacgtcacaacgtaactgggtggctataaaggtacactatgggtatctctgaaagtgtctgttgggttggcacgaatcgagattgggattttgtcactccgtgtaaacgaagaggtatctctgggcccactcggcaggacatcatcataatgtgcacaatgtgaccaaggggttgatcacgggatgatgtgttacggaacgagtaaagagacttgccggtaacgagattgaacaaggtatcggtataccgacgatcgaatctcgggcaagtaccataccgctagacaaagggaattgtatacgggattgattgagtccttgacatcgtggttcatccgatgagatcatcgtggaacatgtgggagccaacatgggtatccagatcccgctgttggttattgaccggagaacatctcggtcatgactacatgtctcccgaacccgtagggtctacacacttaaggttcgatgacgctagggttataaaggaagtttgtatgtggttaccgaatgttgttcggagtcccggatgagatcccggacgtcacgaggagttccggaatggttcggaggtaaagatttatatataggaagtcctgtttcggccatcgggacaagtttcggggtcatcggtattgtaccgggaccaccggaagggtcccgggggcccaccgggtggggccacctgccccgggggggcacatgggctatagggggtgcgccttggcctacatgggccaagggcaccagcccctagaggcccatgcgccaagatataggaaaaaggggagagtcctaaagggggaaggcaccttcgaggtgccttggggaggatggactcctccccccccccttagccgcacccctttcttggaggaaggggcaaggctgcgcctcccccctctcccctgcccctatatatagtggaggggagggagggcatccatacctgagcccttggcgcctccctccctcccgtgacacctcctcctctcccgtaggtgcttggcgaagccctgcaggattgccacgctcctccatcaccaccacgccgttgtgctgctgctggatggagtcttcctcaacctctccctctctccttgctggatcaaggcgtgggagacatcgtcgagctgtacgtgtgttgaacgcggaggtgccgtccgttcggcactaggatcatcggtgatctgaatcacgacgagtacgactccatcaaccccgttcacttgaacgcatccgcttagcgatctacaagggtatgtagatgcactctctttctactcgttgctggtctctccatagatagatcttggtgattcgtaggaaaaattttgaatttctgctacgttccccaacacagtgcTGCTGCTAcattcttccccatcccggcttgcagcgtgcaccgcaggtcgggacaataGGCCTCCGAAACAGCACATGTTTGAAtgttgtacgggagaagggtgataaggtttttgggagcgctccgcgcgactactgacttcttcgtcacggacgccccaaactccgacgactacttccctgacGTCAACAACCTTCTCgatgacatggctggcgaggaaacctaccccaagtccagtgcttctccTGCTGCTGTCACATACGTGTTCTTCCTCTTTCTGTTAGAGATCctgccacagttccttgttctagcatCTGTCCTAgatatgttaggttctacttcatatatgcagcGTGCTTTACTGTCTACTCTAGATATGTTTGGTTATAGTTCATATTTGCAGATGCTAttcaccttctctctgtcagattgcatgagttgctttatctctgctatactagtcatgctttatttAGTATTTCCGTTAACAAAattattcggtaaattgctcatatttccaacagtggtcgTGGTTGCCGCCGACGCCTCCATGCCGGAGCGCGGCGACAAGGAGGCCATCGGCCGCCACGGCCTTGGGGTTCTTGCAACCGCAGCCGAGCGTGAACCCGATGCCGCTGAACCGCTTTCTCGCCACCACCGTCCACCGCAATTGCCATGGCACTGtgtaactctgtgtgttatgtgtaGCTATTAACTAAGTGTGTTCAGTGTATGCATGCAAACAACGTACGCTAGTATGAGCACATCTAATGTGATCAACCAAACACAATGCGTAGAGGCGTTGCTATGATGCAGAGAGAGGGGATGCATGCAACCAATCAACTTGCGAATGATGATTTTTTGCCTGCATATGCTCAACCAGGTCCAGCTGGAACAAGTATGCCAAGAGGCAAAAAACAATGCAGGTAACCAAACGCATCCTAGTCGACTCCTTCATGATGCTTTCGTCTTTTTCTTGATGGATGAGGATTGTGCTGCGTGTACACCATCGACGTCTTGACTTATGGTTATTACAAACACAGGGTGTGAAAATCATCATAAGCATGCTAACTTCATTAAATTTATGTATATTCATCTTTATATACTAATTAAAATAAAGTAGGATTACCAGTCGGCATGAGTGGTGAGCTATCTAACCTAAGATGCCGTGCCTGAGAAGGTACCTTAGTCTCGGTCCAGCTTAGTCTGAAAACATTATGGTCAGACTACATCTATTAGAGTGCGACGATGAAATAACCACCAAGGTTTATGGTTTTTTTTTCATGGCTCAATGcaattttttattattttagaACTATGTTGTAAATGTTCACTATGAATTGTTGAAATTGTGTCAATGTATTATCAAATGCACGCACTTTGTGAGATGAATGTTTATGTATGAGTATGAGTTGCCGTATTTTTTACGTGGTAATATGTATCTCATTAATAAAATAAAGATTCATTTACAAGCCACGTAAACATCAACATTACAGGACTGAAAAGATAGGATAATCCTATGCAAAAACCAGCACTTGTCCCTCTACACTAAGAAAAAGAAGACAAATCACCTCTTAACCCgaactcgacgcggctccatcgctgatcaacagctttacggacctccaaagTAGTTTGCCTGAAGTAAAACCATTGCCGTTGAAAGAATTAGACCGGGGCAACGTGTCCCCGGACACACGATCGAACTTCAGAACTGACACCCCGCACGACTACGACATCGAAGGAGGAAACCAGAACAGTCAACCTTCAACCACAGACTCAGCACAAGATGCACCATCTTCTAGCTGTCACTTGCGTAGACAACCGCCTGCGCGTACTTCTAGATGACAAAACCCCTCCTGCTCCACCAGGACGCCGGAGAAAAAGCCACGGCAACGGAAACGGAGCAGAAGGAGAGACACCTGATGAAGTCGCCGCTGCCGCCTCGCCGGcaccatccatgaaccctaacaCCGACGATCTAAAGGATCGGCAAACACAAGGTGCCATCAACTCCGAGGAGCCGCCATGAAGGGCACCACCGGTGTGGGAGTGAAGTTGAGGCAGATTTATTCGTCCGGAAGTTTATATCCTTCTCATGAATAGATCATTCCACACCACGCCAGCACGATTCATTCATAGTGCACCCCGTTTCAGCACCGTAAGAGCATATACCGGGCTGGATTATGATTGAGTCAACTGAGGAATAGTTCATTTTGAAATAACATAAACGAACGAATCCATGTATATAAtctccgaagaagctgcaattctaTATGTACACGTATAAAAAGGAATGAACCAATTCTACTACGACTACGAGTGCGCACGCATACGCATACCGGGAACTTAACTCTGCTCTAGAACTACTGAAATCAGGCTAGACAAACAGCTCGAGCAGGACGGGCGCCGCCTCCTCACGGTGCCGGCGCATGTGGCCGCCAAGCGCCTGCCCCATCTCGAACCCTTGGCCGCAGATGTGGCACCGGTGCTCAGGCTTCTGATCCGTACTCTTGGGCTTGACGGAGTAGTAGTGATCGCCGGCGGTGAGGGCGAGCGTGAGCCCGTGGCGGTCCCGCAGGTGGCTGGTCCGGTGGCCGCCGAGCGCCTGGAACGACGGGAACGAGCGGCCGCACGTCTTGCACAGGAACTGATCCCcaccggctgcggcggcggcgcggcgcatcTTCTTGTtgaggccggcgacggcgccgaggGAGAGCGATAGGGAGAGGGACACGGCCTGGTCCGCTGCTGCTCTCTGGTGCTTGGTCATGGACGGACGAACGGTGAATCTGTGATGGGAGGACTAACTAAGCAACTAGTGAGAAGTGAGATCCTGAGAAGTTGAAGTTTGCTGGATCGTGGCAGAAGGATTGGATGGGATTCAGAGGAAAGCCAAAGCTGTGGATTGGTGTCTATCGGGTGTGTGCATGGTTGGTGTTTATATAGTGGAGTGTGGAGGGGCGGTAAGACGAGTACTCGTCGTAGATCAGCACGGTCGCGAGCTCACCTGTGCCCCACGTCGGGGCTGACATCGCGATCTTGCCGGCGGGCGACTCGGCCGTCTCTATCGCTTCACTGGGCTTGGGCTATAGGAGGAGCGGGGACGCGGTTGGTTAGATTGACGGGCCGTGTGCGCCGCCCTGGCTTCATCCGGACCGCTCCGCGAAACGGCACGGAAGCTAGCAGCTCACTCACTCACGGTGTCATCGGTTAAAAAATGGAGGaagccgagaagaagaagggtccaCCAACCGGCCAGTGACGTATTCCGTTGCGCTTGTGTCTGTGTGCGGTCGGTGTGGATCGAGCTCTGGTTTGGTTTGGGGAAGCACCCACTTCGCAGGTCAAGGATCAAGAGTCAAGAGTCAGGACTCAAGTCTTGCTCCCGAAGAATATCGTTCGTACTACTACTACTCCTGGATCGTGCTCAAGGCTCCCCGTCGACTACTGTCCATTCGTTCCAGTAACGTGCGAACGCATAGTCTGGCTCTGGCATGGACAAATTTCTCGGATACACACACGTACATATGGTCTGTCGTTGTCGCTGTTTGATTTAATTAACATCAGGCTAATGAACGTTGGGCCTAATCTCGGACTAGAACACCAACGTTATGCGGAAGCGGAAGCGTACAAACTTACAGGTGCCCATGGCTGCACCTTGTGATCTCCAGCAACAGGAGATTCTCGTGGAAGAAAAGCAAGAGCAGGGAGACGCCTAGGGCAGCACTAAGCCGCCGGCACAGCCCCTGCGGTGGCCGGCGGTGGAGATGGCCTTCTGATCCCCTTGGACACCCTTTTAGAATCGGCTGTTAGGAGTTTGTTGGGGTTCATCACATGTATGCGTGTGTGTTATTGCCCAAGGGGCCTCACCTCCTCTTTTTGTACTTGGTGTTAAGGAAACATAGACTAAAAACAAAAGTTACCTTTTTTCGTGTACCTTCGATCGTAGCACAAACATGGGAGAAAAGCTTTCCCTTTTCTCTCGGTCAGTTATGACCTGAGATCAAATTCCAACAGTCGCAAGTCGCAACATGTCCTAGTTTGTATGCAGAAACCAAGTCTGAGGCCGCTCCGTCTCGGCTGTCTGTGAGTGATCGACGTACGTTGGCCAAACCCGACCCCCTGATTTTCACACAGTTAAACATTGTCATCTCACCTCGTAAGCCTTCTTCGCACGTAAGCCTTCGTAGGTGTAGCAAATCTCATGTGCTACGTCAAGTGTCTCGCACACGTACGACGATCCGGAGAAACCATGTCCTATTTTTTGAATGAAATATATAAATAGTGTTGCTAAATCTCAGTTGACTAAGACTTGGCTATGTCTTGATCAATGAAATATATATATTTGGTTCTTCAAGTCTCAAAACAGAATAAGCTTGGTCCAAAACCAGATTTTAAGCACGTTGACCATGTTTGACTTATAAATAATAAATTAAAAAACAAAACAATACAAAAATACTGAAATTGTGTGGCAACAAAGAAGTTTGCGTGCTATAGGTGCGTgaaaattgatgtggtgtttcgactTCGAGTAGCTCaaggcaaaaaaaacaaattttggCACACAAAAAAGCCAAAATTTGTGTGTTTGGCTAGAACTCCTCGGATGTTATTTGACAACAACAATTTACGCGCACCTAGTGCACCCAACCATGTTGGTTGTCatgaaatttcagatttttttgaatttttgttttctattttgttaatTTACTGTTCATTGGTCAAACCATGTTCTTTTTTTTGGCGGCAAAGAGGAGTTTTATTCCAAAATTATAGGATTACAATCTACTGGCAAGAGATCCTCGATACATGGAGGGCCTCTCTAAAGCCAAACAGCAGTACACGATTCTGTACGGCTGTAATTAGCCAGACAATCTGCTATCCTATTTTGACCCCTATAAATCTTCTGGGGAATAAACTCCCTCTCCTCCATCGGGGCCTTCATCTCAGCTACCAAGTGCACATAAGCTGAACGTGAGAGATTTTCATTTGATAAGATGGACAGAGCCTCAATTGAATCTGACTGGACGATCACTTGCAGTTTTGTGTGTTGGAGAGCTAAAGTCATGCCTTGCATAAGCGCATGGATCTCAGCTTCAAGAGCATCATTGCATCTGAATAAAACCCTATAAGCAGCAAAGATGACCAAACCGTCATGACGTCGGAGCACCATACCAGTCGCAGCCGAGCCATCATGAACAGAAAAGGAACCATCCACCGAGAGCGCCGCCTGGCCCACTGGAGGAGGAGGCCATGGCACACACTGGCCGCTACCCATAGGTTCCGGAGTCCGGACCTCCAATAGGGTCATTTTACCTTTGATAATTTCTTCAGTGCTATATCTCCGAGCAAGATCTAAGGACTTTAGATAATACACTTATTTCCATCAGAGGAACTACCTTGCCATGTGCTATATCTGACCTGAGACTCCAAATACGCCAAATAAGCAAAATAACCATGTCACAAACTTGATCAGAACATCCAGATAAAACATGTAACAATCACTCCTCACCATTGTCTATCAGTTGGTCTGTCGCTGGTAGCGGCCAGAACTCACGCATAGCCTCCCAAAGG
It encodes:
- the LOC119298304 gene encoding zinc finger protein ZAT8-like, with amino-acid sequence MTKHQRAAADQAVSLSLSLSLGAVAGLNKKMRRAAAAAGGDQFLCKTCGRSFPSFQALGGHRTSHLRDRHGLTLALTAGDHYYSVKPKSTDQKPEHRCHICGQGFEMGQALGGHMRRHREEAAPVLLELFV